CTTGGCCCCGGCGGCCCGCATCATCTCGACGATCTTCACCGACGTGGTGCCGCGCACGATCGAATCGTCAACCAAGACCACGCGCTTGCCCTTGACGTGGGCGGTGTTGGCGTTGTGCTTTAATTTGACGCCCAGATGGCGGATATGATCGCCCGGTTGAATGAACGTTCGCCCGACGTAGTGGTTGCGGATGATCCCCAATTCGAACGGAATCCCCGATTGGCGGGCATAGCCGATGGCGGCGGGCACCCCAGAATCGGGAACCGGCACGACCATGTCGGCCTCGACATGACTTTCGCGGGCGAGTTCGGCGCCGATTTCCTTGCGCACGCCATATACGCTGCGTCCATCCATGACGCTGTCGGGACGGGCGAAGTAGATGTGTTCGAAGATGCAAAAACGGGATTTTTGCGGTGGGAACGGTTTTATGCTTTTGAGGCCATCTTCGCTGATAACGACGATTTCACCGGGCTCGACGTCGCGTACGTAATCGGCGCCGATGATGTCCAGGGCGCAGGTTTCCGAGGCCATCACCCAGGCGTCGCCGACCCGCCCCAGAACGAGAGGGCGCACCCCCAACGGGTCGCGTACCCCGATCAACTTGCGTCGGGTCAGGGCGACCAGGGAATACGCGCCCTGAACCCGATTTAGGGCGTCGGTCAAACGGTCGAGGACTTTGCGATAGTGGCTGGTGGCGATGAGATGAAGGAAAGTTTCGGTGTCGCTGGTGGACTGAAAGATGCACCCGTTTTCGACCAATTCGTGACGGCAGGTGTGGGCGTTGGTTAGGTTGCCGTTATGAGCGATGGCGAAACCGCCGAAAACGAGGTCGGCGAACAGCGGCTGGACATTGCGCAGCAGGGTCCCACCCGAGGTGGAATAACGCACGTGCCCGACCGCGAGCGTGCCGGGCAGTTGGTTGATGACGTCCTCGGAGTTGAAATTGTCGCCGACGACGCCAAGTGCGCGATGGCTGTGGAAGTGGGTTTCATCATAGCTGACGATGCCGGCGGCTTCCTGGCCGCGGTGCTGAAGGGCGTGTAACCCCAGGGCCGTCAGCGCCGCCGCATTGGGGTGATTGTAGACCCCGAAGACACCGCATTCGTCGTGAAAATGGTCATCGTCGAGGGAAGCGTCGGCACGGGACGAAGGGACGACGGGAGGCGGTGCGGCGTGGGTCATGGCTTCGGTTCTCGATATCATCGTTATTGATTGTTGTCGAACAGACGGTCCATTTCACTACGCGAGCGGGCGCCGTATCCAACGGGATCCTTGTTCGCGCCGGAATTTTTCGGTGTGGGGGTAATGGCGTCTTTAAGAATTTTTTGGGCGTCGAGTAGTTTTTGGGTTTTCTCACGCAGGTTGTTCGCGGCGTCGCCGCCGGTTTTTGCGGCCTGAGCGGCGCTTTTCGGCAGTACGCCCTTAAGCACCCGGGCGCCG
This genomic window from Varunaivibrio sulfuroxidans contains:
- the purF gene encoding amidophosphoribosyltransferase, encoding MTHAAPPPVVPSSRADASLDDDHFHDECGVFGVYNHPNAAALTALGLHALQHRGQEAAGIVSYDETHFHSHRALGVVGDNFNSEDVINQLPGTLAVGHVRYSTSGGTLLRNVQPLFADLVFGGFAIAHNGNLTNAHTCRHELVENGCIFQSTSDTETFLHLIATSHYRKVLDRLTDALNRVQGAYSLVALTRRKLIGVRDPLGVRPLVLGRVGDAWVMASETCALDIIGADYVRDVEPGEIVVISEDGLKSIKPFPPQKSRFCIFEHIYFARPDSVMDGRSVYGVRKEIGAELARESHVEADMVVPVPDSGVPAAIGYARQSGIPFELGIIRNHYVGRTFIQPGDHIRHLGVKLKHNANTAHVKGKRVVLVDDSIVRGTTSVKIVEMMRAAGAKEIHMRISSPPTTHPCYYGIDTPDQDQLMAHKYSIAQMAAHIGVDTLAFISHDGLYRALGEEKRDADCPQYCDACFTGDYAIPLVDHNNLTEPQQLSLLAEKV